From a region of the Arvicanthis niloticus isolate mArvNil1 chromosome 6, mArvNil1.pat.X, whole genome shotgun sequence genome:
- the Znhit3 gene encoding zinc finger HIT domain-containing protein 3 isoform X1 encodes MASLNCRTAVCVICLEKPKYRCPACRVPYCSVTCFQKHKEQCNSEARPVEKKRTVAPARSEENRDDDSSVADFLNSDEEEDRVSLQNLKNLGESETLRSLLLNPHLRQLMIGLDQGDNKAKLMRACMQEPLFVEFADCCLRIVEPSQNRDS; translated from the exons ATGGCGTCGCTCAATTGCAGGACTGCGGTCTGTGTGATCTGTTTGGAGAAGCCGAAATACCGCTGCCCGGCTTGCCGCGTGCCTTA CTGCTCGGTCACCTGTTTCCAGAAGCACAAAG AGCAGTGCAACTCTGAAGCCCGTCCTGTTGAGAAGAAAAGAACAGTGGCTCCTGCAAGGTCTGAGGAGAACAGAG ATGACGACTCCTCTGTAGCTGATTTCCTCAATAGtgatgaggaagaagacagagtgtCTCTGCAGAATTTAAAGAATCTAG GTGAATCGGAAACTTTAAGAAGCTTACTGCTCAACCCACACCTGAGGCAGCTGATGATTGGCCTCGACCAGGGCGACAACAAAGCAAAGCTGATGAGAGCCTGCATGCAGGAGCCCTTGTTCGTAGAGTTTGCAGACTGCTGTTTAAGAATCGTGGAACCATCCCAGAACAGGGATTCTTAA
- the Znhit3 gene encoding zinc finger HIT domain-containing protein 3 isoform X2, whose product MEGLCLGCLKFMSISEQCNSEARPVEKKRTVAPARSEENRDDDSSVADFLNSDEEEDRVSLQNLKNLGESETLRSLLLNPHLRQLMIGLDQGDNKAKLMRACMQEPLFVEFADCCLRIVEPSQNRDS is encoded by the exons ATGGAGGGGCTGTGTTTGGGATGCCTGAAATTTATGTCTATCTCAGAGCAGTGCAACTCTGAAGCCCGTCCTGTTGAGAAGAAAAGAACAGTGGCTCCTGCAAGGTCTGAGGAGAACAGAG ATGACGACTCCTCTGTAGCTGATTTCCTCAATAGtgatgaggaagaagacagagtgtCTCTGCAGAATTTAAAGAATCTAG GTGAATCGGAAACTTTAAGAAGCTTACTGCTCAACCCACACCTGAGGCAGCTGATGATTGGCCTCGACCAGGGCGACAACAAAGCAAAGCTGATGAGAGCCTGCATGCAGGAGCCCTTGTTCGTAGAGTTTGCAGACTGCTGTTTAAGAATCGTGGAACCATCCCAGAACAGGGATTCTTAA
- the Myo19 gene encoding unconventional myosin-XIX isoform X4, producing MKGSSGTSLRELPSPGYPIQKAVWKVLAGLLHLGNVHFVDSEDEAQPCQLMDGTKVCVRTSALLLQLPENMLLESMRIRTIKAGKQQHVFQKPCSRAECDTRRDCLAKFIYARLFDWLVSVINSSICADSSSWTAFIGLLDVYGFESFPNNSLEQLCINYANEKLQQHFVAHYLRAQQEEYEVEGLEWSFVNYQDNQTCLDLLEGSPISICSLINEECRLNRPSSAAQLQTRIESTLAGRPCLGHNKLSREPSFVVVHFAGPVRYHTAGLVEKNKDPVPPELTGLLQQSQDPLLMMLFPANPEEKTQEELSGQSRAPALTVVSKFKASLEQLLQVLHNTTPHYIRCIKPNSQSQPQTFLQEEVLNQLEACGLVETIHISAAGFPVRVSHQNFMERYKLLRRLRPRTVSDLRGLCPTKGSSEQPLCAKGATLQPLLQDILHALPAFIQTATTHSDPAKTTQIPLYCGKTKIFMTDSMLELLECGRAQMLEQCARCIQCGWRRHRLQKQEKQRRAAVLIQAAFRSWLTRKHIRRLHRAATVIKHAWHKWRIRMACLASEELDGIEEKPMPRAPSTLHSSLSPAHTRFLGAIIHLWPLGLVLANSADGVRGFQRKLVAHACLRLPSGSPSNKVQTPQQDQAGITSIRALPQGSVKFHCRKSPLQYADICPDPSASSVTGFNQILLERHRPVQV from the exons ATGAAAGGCTCCAGTGGTACCTCCCTGAGGGAACTGCCTTCTCCTGGCTACCCAATCCAGAAAGCAGTTTGGAAG GTCCTAGCTGGACTACTGCACCTTGGCAATGTCCACTTTGTTGACTCAGAGGATGAAGCCCAGCCCTGCCAACTGATGGATGGTACCAAGG TCTGTGTCAGGACCTCAGCCTTGCTGCTGCAGCTCCCAGAGAACATGCTGCTGGAGAGTATGCGGATTCGAACCATCAAGGCAGGCAAGCAGCAGCATGTGTTCCAGAAGCCCTGCTCCCGAGCTGAGTGTGACACACGTAGAGACTGTCTAGCCAAATTCATCTATGCACG GCTCTTTGACTGGCTGGTATCTGTGATCAACAGCAGCATCTGTGCAGACTCCAGCTCATGGACTGCCTTCATAG GTCTGCTAGATGTGTATGGGTTTGAGTCATTTCCTAACAACAGCCTGGAACAGTTGTGCATCAACTATGCCAATGAGAAGCTACAGCAGCACTTCGTGGCTCACTACCTCAGGGCCCAGCAG GAGGAATATGAAGTTGAGGGCCTAGAGTGGTCATTTGTCAACTACCAGGACAACCAGACCTGTTTAGATCTCCTCGAAGGGAGCCCCATCAGCATCTGTTCCCTCATAAATGAG GAATGCCGCCTTAATCGGCCGAGCAGTGCAGCACAACTACAGACTCGGATCGAGAGCACGCTGGCAGGCAGGCCCTGCCTGGGCCATAACAAGCTCAGCCGGGAGCCCAGCTTTGTGGTTGTGCATTTCGCAGGACCTGTACGGTACCACACAGCGGGCCTGGTGGAAAAGAACAAG GACCCTGTTCCCCCTGAGCTGACTGGGCTCCTGCAACAATCCCAAGACCCCCTGCTCATGATGCTGTTTCCTGCCAACCCTGAAGAGAAGACCCAGGAGGAGCTGTCTGGCCAGAGCAGGGCTCCTGCATTGACTGTGGTGTCCAAGTTCAAG GCCTCACTGGAACAGCTCCTGCAGGTCCTACATAACACAACACCCCACTACATTCGCTGTATCAAGCCCAACAGCCAGAGTCAGCCGCAGACTTTCCTCCAGGAAGAG GTCCTGAACCAGTTAGAGGCCTGTGGCCTTGTGGAGACCATTCACATCAGTGCTGCTGGCTTCCCAGTCCG GGTCTCTCACCAGAACTTCATGGAAAGATATAAACTGCTGAGAAGGCTCCGACCTCGCACAGTCTCTGACCTCAGGGGCCTGTGTCCTACCAAAGGGTCCTCTG aGCAGCCTCTGTGTGCCAAGGGGGCCACACTGCAACCTCTACTACAGGACATTCTCCATGCTCTGCCAGCTTTTATTCAGACAGCAACTACTCACAGTGACCCAGCTAAGACCACACAAATCCCACTGTACTGTGGCAAGACAAAGATCTTCATGACTGATTCCATG CTAGAGCTTCTGGAGTGTGGGCGTGCACAGATGCTGGAGCAGTGTGCCCGATGCATCCAGTGTGGCTGGAGGCGACACCGTCTCCAAAAGCAGGAGAAACAGAGGCGGGCTGCTGTGCTCATTCAAGCAG CTTTTCGGTCCTGGTTAACTCGGAAACACATCAGAAGGCTACACAGAGCTGCCACAGTCATCAAGCATGCATGGCATAAGTGGAGA atcAGAATGGCCTGTCTTGCCTCTGAAGAACTGGATGGTATAGAGGAGAAACCCATGCCTCGAGCCCCCAGTACCCTGCATTCCTCACTGTCCCCAGCACACACTAGGTTCCTGGGAGCAATAATCCACCTCTGGCCCCTGGGACTGGTGCTAGCCAACTCAGCTGATGGTGTACGCGGCTTTCAGAGGAAACTGGTGGCCCATGCCTGCCTTCGGCTTCCCTCAGGCAGCCCCAGCAACAAAGTCCAGACACCACAACAAGATCAGGCTGGTATTACATCCATCAGAGCACTGCCCCAG GGCTCGGTAAAGTTCCACTGCAGGAAGTCTCCACTTCAGTATGCTGACATCTGCCCTGACCCTTCAGCCTCTAGTGTTACTGGTTTTAATCAGATTCTGCTAGAAAGACACAGGCCAGTCCAAGTGTGA